In Phaseolus vulgaris cultivar G19833 chromosome 7, P. vulgaris v2.0, whole genome shotgun sequence, the genomic stretch ttggtgaattactAACTTATGGATAGATGCTAAGGCTAGCAATACACGAATAGAGGAAATCCTagtaacaggtgcaaaagtatcAAAGTAATCTATGTTTTGTTTTTGAGTAAACCCTTTAGCTACTAATCTTGCCTTATATTTCTCTATGGATCCATCAGGATGGTACttcttcttaaagatccacttacaaccaatgggttttgctcctttaggcagatctactaaggtccacgtattatttttctttattgaaTCAAGCTCAATTTTAATGGCTTTATCCCAATGTTTAGCATCAGGAGCACTAGTAGCTTCTACAAAACTTATTGGATCATTCTCAACTAGATAAGTATAAAAGTCATCTCCAAAAGATGTTTCCTTTCTCTGTCTTTTACTTCTCCTAACATCCTCACTCAAGGTATCACTAGCACTATCTATAGGTTGTTCAGATGTATCACTACTCTTTAGAGGAAAGATGTGTTCAAAGAACTCAGCGTTTTTTTGTCTCTACTATAGTGTTGCGTtcaattatatcactattaagAACTAGAAACCTATAGGCAGCACTATGTTCTGCATATCCTAAGAACATACAATCAGATGTTTTAGagcctattttccttttcttaggatCAGGTAACATCACTTTAGCTAAACTCCCCCACACTCTTAGGTATTTCAAATTAGGTTGATAACCTTTCCACAACTCATAGGGTGTTTTACCAGTTTTCCTATGTGGTATCCTATTTTGTAAAAAACACGCAGTAAGCAGAGATTCACCCCATAAATTATCAGGAGCATTAGAACTAATAAGCATGacattcatcatttctttaagagtcctatttttcctttcagctacTCCATTAGACTCAGGTGAATATGGTGGggttacttcatgaataataccttcttttacacaatagtcattaaataaaacatattcaccacctctatctgatctaattctcttaattttcttattaagttgattttctacttccgctttataagttaaaaacatgtcaaaagcttcatccttatgtttaattaaatacactttggtgtatctagaaaaaatcatctataaaggttacaaaataatttttaccaccTCTAGACATGGTTTGTTTTAAATCAGTAAGGTCGGTATGAATTAAACCAAGAATTTCAGTTTGACGTTCTACAAAGTGACATGTTTTCTtcgttattttagattctacgcatacatcacatttactactttgtttgtcatgcatgttgattaatcctagtcgttgcaattttataacatacgaagaattcacatgtcctaatctagcatgccatatatcatacgagtcaacaatataagcagaagatttagattcattcataatttcagaaatgtttaatacaaaaaggccttgatcacaatatccctttcccacaaaaacattgttttttgtcataacaatctTGTCAGATTCAAATGACACTTTAACCCCAACTTTGCTTAGTAATGCCACAGAGACCAAATTAACTCTAATTGATGGCACATGTAGCACATCATTCAAGGTTAGAGTTTTACCAGATGTGAGCTTCAGAagaacttttccttttcctaggACAGGAGTTGTCCTGGAGTCACCGAGATATACTTGTTCTTCTCCATCCCCCACACTTGTGTAGGAGGTGAACACATTTCTGTTTGCACAGATGTGTCTGGTAGCCCTAGAGTCTACCACCCATTTGCTCACATTTGTCACAAGGTTTACTTGTGAAACGACTGCCACAATAGTATCTTCCCCTTCGGCTAGATTTGCCTTAGGAGGATAATCGTTTTTAGCCCTATGTCTGCACTGAGGTGCATGATGGCCTGGCTTTCCACAGACAAAGCAATTACCTTTTTTCTTGAAAGTGGGGTTAGTTCCACTGGGACGAGAGAATTTGTTATTAGGTTTCTTTTTGTGATCAAATTTTTTCTCGTACCTTTTTGGAGCTGGTTTGTCTTCTATCACGTTTGCTTTGGCAGACAAAGCTTTGGCCTTTGCAACAGCGCACTCCTTCCTGTTTGTGTCTTCGatgatgatgtgggtgatcAAATCTGATAGAGACATTTGTTTCTGTCTgtgcttcagttgttgtttgtaatcCGTCCAAGACTACGGAAGCTTTTCGATCAAGAGTTCGGACACTAATTCATCTGGCAATTTTATGCTTTCAGTTTTGATATCTTCAATCAGCTTGTGATATTCgtttatttggattttgatgTCTTTGCCTTCGATCATCTCCCAGCGGTAGTATTTTTCAATTATGAACCTTTGTCTGACGATGTCTTCGGTAGTATATTTGAGGATAAGAGAATCCCAAATATCTTTCGCATTCTTATAAGAAGCATAAACATCGAACAGATCGTTAGATAACACACTGAGTAAAGTGTGACGGCATACCTTATTCGCATGGATCCAGTTGTCAACTTGTTTCGCAGCCGTGGTTGAGTCGGGTTTGGCAGTTGTAAGTGCATGAGCAACTCCGTACATGTCCAATAGGGTGGACACGCGTTCTTGCCAACGTCGGAAGTTCTGACCGGTGAAGACTTCAATTTCGGAGACGTCCGGAAAAGGTTTCGCAAAAATGGTTTGCATTGCGGAAACAACATTTGATGTTTCCGGAGCAGTGTTGTCGTTGTTGTTCGGATTTTCAGCCATAAGTCCTTACGATTGTAGAAAAATTAGGCTGCAAAACGAACAAAAAATGGTTTCCCGAGAcgtgagtaatcactgtccgtaaggacttatccgcaGTGTATTGCGCAAGTCCCCCAGGATACAACAAGAACTTCCCGGTAATTtccgaggatcagaactagcaagtttttctttaaaagagtaataccATATAGAACCcagaaatattataatattaaaataaagaggagagagaaagtgaaaagTGGAAAttagaaaaaggaagaagatgGTGAACAGTGGgtctgaagaagatgaagaggtgTGTGAGAGAGATGCGATTTCTGAATGAGGGAAACCTTTGCTTATATAGGGAAAGTGGTAGCAGCCCAAACGGCCACAACCCACGTTCCAGCAATCATCTGCGACACTACTCCAGGTCTTGGCTGCACAACCTCCCGAGAAGAACGGATTCTTCGAAGGTCCGAGTCTCACGCTTTGCCCTTGCACAGATCGTGAGTGAAGAGAGAAGGAACGTTTGCTCGAGGGTTTCCGTGAATCGTGCAACAAGGAAACTGAACCCTGAATTTTAGGTTTGTAAATCAAAACTGTTTTAGGGTTCATGAATCGAAATCGCTTCTCTGttttgtttcgcaaaaacacactctgtttttgttttgcaATATACAGTTTTATTAAATGTctcttcaatttttttcatcCTTATTTCACTTATCTTTAATACAGTCTATCATCATGCACTAAATAAAAAGTACATGTTCTGTTATAGACTCACTTTTTATCTGTGTTTATTATACTAGGTTTTTTCAGTCACCAACCTTTATTCTCTATACTTgattcataaaataaaagttttaattgtaaaactaacatttttttaagtaagaacatgctcggtATTTATTTCCACATCGAATCCCAATGCTTTTAGTATCTAACAATTTaactactttttttaatatctataaAATCTTTATCCATTTATATAGTCTTCATATTTAACAAGAATGATGTGATTAAATCTTTTAACAAGGACTAAAAATAGATAGTTTTGtagaaagtaaaataaaaatatatattatattttcagtaactaaaattatacttaaatgTTGAATTTAATTAGAAGGTATTCAACTTCAATCATAGATTATTATACATagtaaaattgtttattttaataataattactttaaaagtCACATTGCGGTgacttcataaaaaaaataaattaaaagtgcaTGGAAATTCAATTCTTAAACTTGttctattattatttacatttcttttaaaatgataCATGGAATGTTTGTAAGAAACACAGAAAATTCAGCTTTCAAACTCTTATTATTGATATTACTTATTCATTTTTTCAGCATTCATATCCCATAATTGTACATCGATTAGTGTGATTTTACTCCAACACGAGAATGCTAACCCATATCCTAAGACACTTGTTAAGGAATCAAAAGTGAACTTTTGTAGAGATAAATATAAAACTTACCAATGTATCCCATCATGattctaaaaaaaaacattttatttattgattccCTAACTAGTACCTTTTAAGACACAAATTTCAGCATCTGCTTTGGCATTAAGGAGGAAGGCTTGTTACATTTCTCCTGGGAGCATGGTATCACCAGGTAGATCACAAACAGCAATTCCCTAAGATGAAGAATTTATATGTTTCAGATGACAGTTAACATCATGAATATAAGCATAAATAACTAATAATATGATGATATGATGTTTACCTCGCCCGTTAGGTGAGCCACACATCTCTTCTCAGCCAACAACTCAGCTTCAGTCTGCAAAATATTGTTACGAATCTAAGTCTGAATCTTAATAACTTGAACAATGTATAAGACTCATAAACTTATTATCTTAAGTTTTTGAGTTGGAAGTGGTCAAATTTTTTATATGGGTTTACTTATGACTCATTGGTACCAAATCTTCTCGGTAAATCTCCTCACAGAACCCAACAGTAATATCAGAGCTCATGGTTCATCCAATAATAAGATTCAATTTTGATATCTAGTGTTCAattttaaaatggtattttaaAACTGGATTCAACTCAAGTAACTAATTTCACTCACAAACATGACCACCCAGATAGCTTccaattaattaaaaatctcAGATGATAAGTTACAGGTGGGTGTAGTCAGGACTGAAGATTTGAAGGTCATGTGTTCAATCCTTTTTTCACTGCATTTTTTTGCTTTTATGagaaatttatttcatttaaagaacttaatttcttattttatcacAACATTCAAATAAATATGGCTAAGGCACACATGAATAGAAGTTAGAAGTTAGACTGTATATACAATGGTATATAATGTTGAATTTTCATCCTTACCTTTGCTATCCGCTGCCGGAGGTAGTCATCAAATATGACATCCTTGACAAGTTCATAATCACCATCGCCCTAATGGATAAAAGCTTTCATCATAAGAGGAACAGAGTAAATTTTTAGaagttaaaaagaaaagaatacaGTTAACAAGCTTACCTTTGATCGACATGGCATACTGAAAACAATACCCTCAGATATTCCATAAGGATTTCCATTGCTATATACCTGGCATTTCAATTGCAAACTTTTATATTGAAATAGTAACTAAGCGAATAAAAAGACAACAAATGATTAATGAAGGTTGTGCCatgtttaaattttcaagaaaaaaattggTTGTTGCCCTTCATTTAAAAGCTTTGAAATGGCATATTCCAGATATATAATacctaattttattttcactacaCCAATATAATTTTAGTATGCATGAAGCAGTAGAATTGTATTGACTTGcgtgttttttaatttttctatctCACTTGACATGCAAGATAACCCTTTCCCCCTTTTATGTATCTCTCAGTTCAGTTTAATCAATATATTGTAAAAAAGGGTGTAGTTTGCTGAAAAGGTCATCTAAACAAGGAAATGCATATTCAGTTATATCAACTTACACCAGAAGAAAACCAATCACCCTCAGGAGTAGGAGTTACTAAAGATCGAATGGCGTCAACAATTGACACAGAAGTTGATGCTGCTGATGATCTTCCCCATTTTTGAATAAGTGCACCACCTCTCTACCAATCAAACAATCACTTGATCAGCTTTTAGTACAAGGAAACCACGTATCTTTTACATCATGTATTTGCAACTTACAAAATATTACCTTTTGAACCTTTTCAGTGAACTCTTCCTCCAACCACCTATGATCCTGAACCACCTCTTTGACAGGCAAACCATCAATTTTAGCATTTAAGAAGTCGGGGACCTATTAACAAGATAACAGGTAACACCATATCATAAAAGAGAGTTACAGAAATCCAGTTGATGCTCATTATTCTGGTAATGATTCTTCAATGACCTGAGTAGTTGAGTGGTTTCCCCATATTGTCACATTTGACACTTTATCATAGAAGACACCTGCCTTGAGGGCTAGCTGTGAATTTTATTGAGACAATACAGAGAAGATAGATGTTATTTTTCTATGGTaggataattttaaaaaggtgACATCTACAAACTTTGTTACCTGACATTTTGCTCTGTTCTCGTCTAAGCGAGTCAAAGCATGGAAATTTTTTGCAGGAATGTTAGGAGCATTCTTCAAGCATATTAATGCACTGCATTTAATATACAAGAGCATTAACAAGCAGGCACAAGATGTAACTTCATGTTTACAGCGAAGCTTACTTTGTATTGCAAGGGTTTCCCACTACTATAACTTTGACATTGCGGGAGGCCACAGCATTCAATGCTCTTCCCTATTGTAATAAGGTATAATGTCAGCATAACTAACTGCACTTAAGCAGAAAGTAATAAATGTGGTTTTAATTTGAATATCATTTGACCTGCGCTGCATAAATCTGCCCATTTATGTCTAACAAGTCTGCTCGCTCCATTCCAGGTCCTCGAGGCTTTGCACCTATTAGCAAAGCCCATTCTGCATCTTGGAACACTTCATAAGGATCAATACCAATACTCACCTCCCTCAACAAAGGAAACAAAGAGTCTTCCAGTTCCATTGCAACACCTGCAACAAGTTTAATTAGAATATTTCAAATGAAAGATCAGCGTGTTATATTAGTCAAGATTAAGGTGTATCTTGTTTCATTTAAAAGCATAACAAAAACAGCACGTTAGCTACGCTGACCTGACAAGTCAAATTCAAGTAAAGTTATTACTCAAATTCCTATTACTGGTCGAATTTCTCATCTCTCTCACTCAGTAGCAGATGCTGTTAAGGCCTTAGATTTTCTTAAATGGGAAGAATCATTGGAGGGCAATAGAGTAAGAATGAGAAGTGCTCATAACATAAATGACAGTAAGACACCTTGTGCACAAAACTTCAGTGGAAAAGGTTTTTAATTTACTGGCTATGTTATTTTTTGTCCTTAGAATTGTATACAAGCTTAGGATAAAGGTGTTCATTGGGTAAGTTGAATTTGCTCATTGATGCTTTGCCTTTATTCATCTCTTTTCCTAATAACTTTCCGTTATGCCAAATACTGATGCACCATTCACAATTCTCCAATTTTCGTATTCTTGTTTTATTCATATGCCATATCCCACATAACAGATGTTGCAATAACTAGCTTCATATCAGTGCCTCTTGTACGCAAGAGTTTCTACAGTTATGCCACATACTGATGCACCATTCACCTTTAGTTAGTTTTCTACAGTCTTTTTATAGTCACGTCACGATGGAGAAGGATGGGTCAGTATTTCTTATAATAAGTGGAAGATGTACAACTAATAACTGATAGATACCAAGTTTATTTACCACGGTTACCCAAAAAAATGCCATATTTACCATATGCAGAAAGCTAACCTTCAAGGGCTTGGATTGACCGTTCTGATCCCAGTAATTTGAGAGCAACAGGTTGATCTGGACCAAAAACTTCACCAGATGCAAGCTGACACAATAAATCAACTCAGGCTCAAGAGTCCAACAGTATTGTGTGATCATTCAAGGTAGGTCTTATCTAAAAATCTCAAAGCACatgcaaaataaaattatcttgaACACTCACCGTACATTCAATTTAGCTTTCATACTAAATTCATTTCTATTTCATgaaacaacaaaaatacaaGAATGTTGTAATTCCAAAAAATCTTCAAATTATAAAGCTCAAAACTTGTATATAGTAGTGACTTTCTATTTGTTTAGAGAAGATATGACAGTATCAAGAGTAAATAATTATAACTCAATGTTGCACATAATGGTCAACAATAAACAGTAATGTTGATCCATGTAGGTTGTTTATCACAATAAATCCTTCAGtcaataaaaagaagaaaaaaaaacccaGTTTTGAAATGGCTATACAACAACTTATTCAGCAACTTCAAACAGATAAGAAGAAATTTTATGATATGCACCTATTATCCTTTCAATGACTTTAAAATCCTAATCTAAGAGTAATGATACAAAACGAACGACAAAACTTTAGCCCACTTGTGAGATTGACTACATGGATTACACGATGCCATTGGATTCAATTGAAAACCAAAGCTTCAATTCACAGAGTACTGATATAGTAAAAACATTATTGCAGatatataaaatgaaagaaagaTAAATTGAACATCTAATGTGCTTCATTGACGCAATTCCTTTTTAAATCCAAGATATACTCACTTTGAAAAGTAGATGATTTGCAATCATTCCAGCAGCACCTGAAACTGCAATGTTAATTAGTTTCTTCCAGGATCTTGTCTCTTCTTCCTGCAAAAATCTTGGTCAAATATTTCAACGAACTTAGATCAACAAATTTAACTGTCATAACTTAAAAGTGCCATTAGATTCATATGCACACATGTTTATCCTTTCCCCTCCTTAAAACATCTCACAAGAAACAACATCAATACATTAATTGTTCAGGTTGAGTATCTTTCTTTACTgaaattaaattgtaatttaaattgaacataaaaattaaaaattggaaagagaaaaaagatttacaAGACAATGGAAGATCGCCCAAGCCCAGTTTAGGCATGGAAGACAAGTAATAATGTTACCGATGCCTTTTAGTTTCTATTGGTGTTTAAACAGAAGGTATATGTATAGaccaaacttaacaaaataaaaggAATCAAAACAACTGCAGTCAAATACAGAGATACACCAATCTAGCTCTATGTATATAAACCTAAACAAATACAGCAAAGGAAATTATGCATCAACATGCACATATTGACTGACACCAGTACTGCTACATCTAACAAATTTCTGCTCCAAAGTACCAAACAAACCTCTCAGAAAACCCCAGAAACCAATCTGTAGTGGGGAACTCACTAAGAGAATCATGGACAACACAAAACATGCAATTTGAATTAAGACAAGCTAAAACTAACAAATACACATGGTTGAAATACTGAAGAGAGGGGAAGGGACACTCACAGCCCTCAAATCATAGGTAAGGCAAAAGACACCATAGCACTCAGCCTTATTCTTGGGATCCAGGGTTTTCACAGCTGGCACCTGCACTTCACTGGGAAGTCAAAAGAGTAAAATTCAATCAGACCCAAGAAGCAGAAAACTGAAAATgttgaaagaaaacaataaagttACTCACTTTGGTGCAACAGAGCAGGAAATCTTAGCGTGCTGAGTTCTATTAAGTGGCGCAAAAGAACAGAGGCGGTGTCTGGGGAGAGTCCTTGATAGGAAAGAGAGCTGGGATGAGTGAAGACGAGGTTTTGAGCAAGTGGGGCTGAACTGTGTCACAGCCATGGCAGCACAGCACAGAAAGTCTCAGAGAAGAATTGTAAAAGAAGGCACCTTTTCTGCTAATGGAAGGGTAAAAGGAACAGCTATGAAGAACTTCGTAAAGGGTATGTGCATACGAAGCGAAGACGAAGAAAGATAACGTTTGGTTCAGAGATTGCAAAGTGGGAGGGAGATATGTAGAAAAATGGAAGGTAAAAATGGAGGGCAAGAGAAGAAGAGGATCATTTGAAAATCAGTATAAGGCCATGGACATGACACATGTCAAGCATGGCCTATCGTCAAATTAATCTTCTTTCTCTAACAAATTATTGGATTGTATACAAGTACAAGTAGTTTATGTACTACTTAATAGAACTGAGTTTTATATGATGATCTAAGTTTATTGGATTAATAAAATATGATGATCTAAGTTTTTATAAGATAAGGTCTCTTATACTAGGTGCACATTGTGTGTATCAATTAAATTGAATGTTAAATATAGAATATAAGGATCAAATTTTCGTGACACCAGCATGCATAATGTCACGTGAGGGATATATGCCTTTCTGCAATTGGAGTACTGCTATAGTCCTTTTATCTTCTGtgtaattagaaaaaaaaaatataagtagataattattaaaaagttatttaataattaaaaataaattaaatttgttttagcagttaatcttgaaaataatttataatcctTGAGtacttttttcataataaaaaatgtcaTTAATATATCCTGATAAGGATAAACTGGTGGAAGGGTAAAATATGGGATATGTTGCTGAGTATGATTGGATAGGACAAGAATGTTTCGTGTCACTTGTCACTTTTTGAGttttatatttactaaaatGTAATGTCTGCGTGGGGAGAGGGATATAGGTATATAATTCAATAAACAATTCATGTATTATTGCATAAGAACATAACtaaaagtgtatttttttatcacaaacaaaaatttagccAGGTAAAgattaaacaaataatatataataatacaagGGGCTTATTATTAAGATCAGTTCTAACAATTGAAAAAAGAGGGCAAAGTGTGTGAAAtcctaaaaaaaagtaaataggATTAAAAATTAAGATACTCCAGTTTTCTTTGTTATATTTAGGGAGTCCTAATGTTTTTATTAGTTTGGATTGGAAAAcgagtaaaaagaaaaaaaaaagtaaagttatttaaattgagaagaagaaaaattaatagaaaatttataattaattaaattaacaagatagaataaaaaattaaaattaaatagatGATATAATGAAGGagtatgaattaaaattaaaagatggattaaaaataatttaatataaaaataattattaaaatataagttaaatCGAAATAAAATTAACTACAACAAATCAtcttaaaatcttaaaaaaaatagaaaaatatattttaaataaaaatattaacaaaatattataaattttaataaataaaaaaatatttaaaattaaaatattaataaaaactattttataaaacactaaaaatttaaattatttaatttaatttatcattttaatatttctattttaatgatttattttattataataaaataatagttaattttataaaagaaataaataattaattaatctttttaaaataatcaattatgttaaaaatcttaataatttttttattaatatttgtgatataattaatatgtttttaatataattaattttttataattttagttcaTATTTAGCGAAAGTCAAACGGAAA encodes the following:
- the LOC137828593 gene encoding malate dehydrogenase [NADP], chloroplastic; amino-acid sequence: MAVTQFSPTCSKPRLHSSQLSFLSRTLPRHRLCSFAPLNRTQHAKISCSVAPNEVQVPAVKTLDPKNKAECYGVFCLTYDLRAEEETRSWKKLINIAVSGAAGMIANHLLFKLASGEVFGPDQPVALKLLGSERSIQALEGVAMELEDSLFPLLREVSIGIDPYEVFQDAEWALLIGAKPRGPGMERADLLDINGQIYAAQGRALNAVASRNVKVIVVGNPCNTNALICLKNAPNIPAKNFHALTRLDENRAKCQLALKAGVFYDKVSNVTIWGNHSTTQVPDFLNAKIDGLPVKEVVQDHRWLEEEFTEKVQKRGGALIQKWGRSSAASTSVSIVDAIRSLVTPTPEGDWFSSGVYSNGNPYGISEGIVFSMPCRSKGDGDYELVKDVIFDDYLRQRIAKTEAELLAEKRCVAHLTGEGIAVCDLPGDTMLPGEM